In Cryptomeria japonica chromosome 5, Sugi_1.0, whole genome shotgun sequence, the genomic window GAAAGTAGTTGAAAGAAAGATACATCACAAACTAAAAAAGATTACAATGGACCAGCATATGGTAGCAAATAGAAGAAACATGACGTTAACAATTACAGCAAATAGCTGAAAGAGAATTACATCACAAACTAATAAGATTACAATAGACCAACATAAGACATcatacagaaaaaaaaaaaaagacacacaTTTTATCATAGTACAATTAAATAACTTCCTATACATTGTAATTTTGATTTTAATCCAAATAAATACAAAAATTGGACACCGGATTATTCTAAAAATAAAGACCCAGATCTATTTTTAAAAAACTGAAATAATAAATACGCATTGATGGGCATTGCCCATTTAACAAAACAAATTCACTTCATTTGCTAGGAGCAAAGTTGAATTACATTGCTTTAATATCTCAAGCAAGAGAGAAGCACATCATACTAAATGGATGTTGATGACAAAATTCAGCCAATGCAAAAGGTAGTATTAAATTTGATATTACCATCCAATCCACTGGAGCTTTGCAGAGTAATGATAGCATAACCACGAGCATACCTCAACTTTCCTGTCCCTCCCACCACAGACACCTCTTTTTCAGAACTCTGCATGAAGGGATCTGTGCCCTGGATTTCAAGTGTGCTCCCATTATATTCCTTGTTCTCAAACACAACAGACAACCCCAAAAAAATGGTAGCTCTCTTCACATCTGAGTTAGAATACAATCATTTTGCCCTACCCACAACAGTGGAAGAGCGATCAGGCTTCTCAGTCAGAAGATCATCTATAACCAGCACTGTTCCAAAGCCCAACAGATTTGAGGATGTTCCTTTTACTCCTGCAACTACTGTAGCTGTTGAGTTGGGTTTACTCACAATGTCGTGCATGTAGAATACAATGTTCTTCTCTGGTCCAAGACACCAAGAACAAGACATTAGGGCAAGGAAAACAAGGCCAAGGAGTAGCTTTTGTTCAGCCATTGCAGAGCACGGAGGAGGCTTTCTGAGAATAGAAGTGTGATCTAATAGTTATACAACTAAGAATACTTATACTACTCCGAGCATAATACAAAATTATTTCCCTTTTTTCTAAGTCATACACATTTCTGTACGGCTCTCTACAGCATTTCATAAAGATTCTCTAACGATTTTATATATGATCCACCCGGAGTTCACAGGGCGTCCATTTGGTTTTGACTGAGAATTGTAATTAGCTACCAATCCATATAAAATGTGCTCTTTTTTGTTTTATATGTATCAGATATTTAGCCCAGTTTATTTTATACTATTGCTGTTCCGTTTGATCTTTTCTTGCTGAAAGACAGTAAAATCGTACACTCAAACTTCCCCTTTTATCAGTTTCCTTTGGATTTTCTTGATCCTCACCATGTGGGTCGAAATAATGGCTAAGCTAGCGGGCACGTGAACTACCTACAGAAGAGATTCCTCAGGCAGAAcaatatattaagtctagagaatgtcagtcaattctgagtgtttgacacttttaagtctagaaggcAAAGCTtcgtgtgtgtgatttaagccatccgAACTCAACGTGTCTAATGGCACTTCCATCTTGTCTTTGGTATTATGAGGTCAGTCTTAAACAACATATTTTAAGCAGCTAAATTACATTTTGAATGCATATTTGACAATATTAGCTAATTAATTGAAATAGGTAATTTCACATTTCAATTAAATAATACAAAACACGGTCAAATATGTATTCAAAATGTTGGTTATACaatatgtttctcttttattatttgttattcaatttaatttttagTTTGAAAACTAAAAGAAATAATGTTAGTTTGAAAACCACCAACAAAAGTGACATTAAATTGCAAATTTCAAGAGTTCAAACTATACATTGGCCATGCATTTTGTGGTCGTAAGTGTTAACTAACACAAACAAACCTTTGACTATCTAATGTGGTGTGTGGGACCCACATCCCCAACATTAACATTGTCATCTCACGTTGATTACATTTTTTGTCCTCATCTCTCACGATTGTTTCATAATTCTTGTTGGTTAATGTTAAACTCACTCGTAAAACTTAGACATGATTGCAAAAAACCCATATAATAGTTAAAACACAAAATACGTTGTTGCCACTTAAAATGATGGTAAAAGTAAAACATATTGAATGGTAAGAACAAAACATCCCTATCATTGtttgttccaaattttgaaagaaaattgtTCCCTACTAGTGGTCATCTTCGTTATTGTTGTAAGTATCTTGATGCAGAACTTTGAGCACTTAAATGTCTTGATCGTACATGTTGGCTATAGGGATTTTTCCCTTGATCTTTGAATTTACTTTCAATCCCTTCTATAATGTATAGAAAAAGTAGAAAAATGTTGGGAAAAGGTGTGTTATTCATCTTGCATAATTATTATAATGAAAAATTATAATTGGTCGCTACTAGTGGTCATCCTAGTTATCGTTGtaagtatcttgatggagcacatggagcaccTAGATGCCTTGATGGTACATGTTGGCTATAGAGATTATTCCCTTGATGTTTGAATTTAGTTTTGACCCCTTCTTGTAATGTACAAAACAAGTGGCAGAATGTTGGCAAAAAGTGTTTCATTTACCTTGCTCAATGATTATAatgtaaaatgaatatttaattttgatgcaaatagATAATCTAAGGATGCATGTATCACACAAGAGAGATATTTTCTAAGAAACTTTGTGTGTTGTATCAAACATCAAGATTAATATTTAATGTGGGTtgcaaactaaaaaaaatatagtaCCAAAAAGTAAATGAGAGGAACATGGTTTTGAGGCATATGGTCTCTATAATACCACTTGAAACTTTTGTGCAAAAGTATTTATATAAAAACAAGGAAATAAGTAGATGTTGAAGTTGGCTTGTGTAACATTTTTCTTATTGACTATGGTTGATTGAGGACCTCTTGTAAATTCTATATTTAAGGAGAAGAAGAATGgattggatatgtggatatatatGATTCTCATTTGCTTCTCTACATAAACTGATATTAAAGAGCTTGATGTTCTATTACCCATGCATAGAGACTCCAAAAGTATATTATAATATTTGTTCATTAGATAATATATCGAATGTGTGAGTACTTCTGGAGATTGAATTTATTCCTCATAAAGGTTTTCCCACATGGTCAATGGCTAAAGATGGGGGACCAAATAGCCACTTTTTATTTCATACAAAACATCACATGAGTCTGTTATAACCTACTCATGCTATGTGAAACATAAAATCAAAATAGGAAAGAGGTTGAGCTCATTTGAACTTGGCCTCTCACCTAAAAAACATCAAATAACAATCATCCAAGAGCACACTAATATTGTGATGTCATCAAATCACCACCAAATGCTACCACAATGTCCCTAAGATTGAGGAGATAAGTTTTGTTAGTTTCttagtttgatttttttattaaatagcAAGTCAAAAATATTTTGAGTGAATTTTGTTTAATTTCTAAGAATTGAAAATCCCCCACCAATTGATGAAAACCATCATTCACCAATTTGTAAAAACCTTGGTGAAGAACAATCATTGCAAACCCTTTCTACAATGCATCAACATCCTCCTAGGATGCAAGAAAACATACTATGAAAAACCACAGGAAAACAAAAACCAatgagaaagaacttgaaataATACTTGAAAAGTTGAGAGATTTGAGTGGAACAACCTTTGATTGGTCTAACCTTGCCAATTCATTTGTATCTATCATCTCTCACATAGATTCTATGATTAGCAAAATTAACACTTgattaaaacaaggaaaaagaaaaataattgcaCGTAGACAAATCATCATATgaacaaataatatatatatatatatatattgaaatctgACTTGTGTACATTGTTCACTAACCCACAAAATAATGCACCTCCACATGGTACTTGTAGGAAGTTCCCTATCCATTGGTGCCAACACCAAAGGATAAGGAATAATTTTTTGGATAGGTGGTGGATGATTTTTGACAATCCTTTATGTAATAGTAATGAGGTCCTATTaattttttatgacattatttttcctTACCATGATCCCAAAATACTTCAACATGTGAAATTTTTAGGGTACAGGTGGGAGTAGAACATGTCCAAAACTATGCACAAAAACCCCTTGCTAGGCCAAGCATTGACCATACCACGATTGCTTCTATTGTGAATGAGAGTATTGAGGTCAAGACACTAAAATCCATCAACTCACTCAAAACCTTCCATAACACACTAGGCCTCTAGAATAAGGTGATGAGGGTGAATCTTCCAAGTCTCGACGTTCACCTCACATGTATTCAAATTGTGGGTCTTTTTTTGGGGATGGGTCTTAGAAATATTATCAAGATGCATGTGACAAGTAAAATGACACATGTATATTAGATCATAAGCTCTTCATAGAAGAGTTATTGGATGAGATATTTGGCATTGACTGATAGGTaaatttaaataagataaaatTTAATCTACAATATTTAAATGTGAACTCCCTATAaaccacgggggcttcacttactgaacctaggttatagcacatgcattcatggcatactaaagaattccCTTATTTTCAAAAACTATTGCCCTAAActcattttttgtcaccccctcctaatacacaacttgaatttaaagcccccctattttcatcaaatattgtattttttcatagcttgaattaaaaagccccctattttcaccgataggtaatatattgtaccctcatttttgggatattaaaccccccaatatgaatgcacgtgatataatatttcctagctaaTCAAGCCCCCGTACTATAAACGAGACTCATTGTGCCCCAAACAACACTTCCATCTAGTCTTCCTATATTATGAGGTCTCTCTTAAACATCATATTTTAAGATATTACTTATTTAGATGGCTCATCAGAAATTTTATAGGTTAGAATCTGTTGTTTAGAATAAATTGCATTTTGAATGTATATTTGATGATAATTATTAGttcattaaaatttaaaatgacatTATATTATGCATTTCAATTTATCAATAAACACGGTCACATATGTATCCAAAACATTGGATATACAATATGTTCCTCTTCACTATTTGTAACTCAATTCaacttttggtttgaaaaataaaatatttaatgttAGTTTGAAAACCAACAACAAACAGTgacatttaataaaaaaaattcaagagtTCAAGATATCAAATTGGTCATGGATTTTGTGAGCACAAGTTTTATCCAACACACAAACCTTTGACTCGAACTGATGTGGCATGTGGGTCCCACATTCCCCAACATTAATGTTGTCATCTCATACTTACATGTTTTTGTCTTCATTTCTCATGATTGTTTGGTGATGCGCGTTTGTTAATGTTAACCTCATTGTTGTTGCTTAAAACTTAGATCATGATTGTAAAAAACATGCAACAATTAAATGCAAAATACATTGTTGCCACTTTAAAAGAATAGTAAAAGTAAAACATATTGATGATAAGAACAAAACACCCTTACCATTGACTATTCCAAACTTTGAAAAAGAAATTGTTCTCTACTAGTGGTCATCTTCATTATTTGCAattatcttgatggagcacattgAGTGTCTAGATGTTTTGATAGTGCATGTTGGTTATAGGGATTATTCTCTTGATGTTTGAATTTTACTTTTGACATCTATGTAATGTATAAAATAAGTAGGAgaatgttggcaaaagttgtgatgTTCAATATGTGTGATAATTATAATGTAAAATTAGTATATAATTGTGAGCACCTAGCAAATTAAGGGGTACACATGCCAAAAGTTGGGTATGAAAATATCAAATTCTCTCAAAATATTCAAAAGATGTGACTTGACTAAGAATATAGACACATAATAAAAAATCCTAGAAGTAATTCTCATCTGGGAAAATTTCCCAAAAATTCCAAGAAATATTGGGTGTCCAAAGAGTTTGGGCTTCAATGCAAAACATGACAACAATGCACAAACATGTCTCTAACACACTAACACACCTGTGTTGTAGTCCTACACTTGTGCTACCATCCTATGCTTCCATATTAACTGAATATTTTCTAGAACTAACTTGCCAAGTCAAAAACTTTGACCTTTATATGGGTTCTTCAAACATTAAACTTGATCCTCCACTGGCGTACAAATATCCAAAAAGCTAGACAAGAATGGAAGCAAGGAGGGGATACAACTACTAATAGAACATCATTCTTGACCCATCatccataattcaattaaatcagGGCCTTTCAATCTATGGTTCTGTGTCTTTTTTCTTACATACTTCTATATAAGGAGCATTTGCTTTTAACGGTTCATTAGAAACTATACCATATGCTTTTGAGGATATTTCAAATTTTAACTTCTGGCAACTCAATGATCTCTCAACATTAGTTCATTTCTCTATCCTATATATCCTATACCTTTAGGCT contains:
- the LOC131064380 gene encoding dirigent protein 1, giving the protein MAEQKLLLGLVFLALMSCSWCLGPEKNIVFYMHDIVSKPNSTATVVAGVKGTSSNLLGFGTVLVIDDLLTEKPDRSSTVEYNGSTLEIQGTDPFMQSSEKEVSVVGGTGKLRYARGYAIITLQSSSGLDGNIKFNTTFCIG